The genomic stretch CCAACACATCCTCGGCCAAAAAGGCAACGCGCAAGATCGTCCGTCGCGCGGCGATCAACAAGAACCGCCGCTCGCGCGTGCGCACCTACGTCCGCCAGGTCGAGGAGGCACTTGCGTCCGGTGACAAGGCTGCCGCCCAGGCCGCTTTCAAGGTCGCCGAGCCGGAATTGATGCGTGCCGCGACCAAGGG from Mesorhizobium sp. NZP2077 encodes the following:
- the rpsT gene encoding 30S ribosomal protein S20 produces the protein MANTSSAKKATRKIVRRAAINKNRRSRVRTYVRQVEEALASGDKAAAQAAFKVAEPELMRAATKGVIHKNTASRKVSRLAARLKVLSA